In Oncorhynchus clarkii lewisi isolate Uvic-CL-2024 chromosome 2, UVic_Ocla_1.0, whole genome shotgun sequence, one DNA window encodes the following:
- the LOC139365245 gene encoding protein rapunzel has translation MSEMEIVEDRAKLKQGLVKVLQCVATISSAAAVVNPIFGVAGSLIRVVLHHVDDEDIQTLKREFGSVNRALDQLSQQNRGALLQIKKETLDGQYCCVEENLRNQFRKFMEMVEARPEHCERKKVDFEESYSNDLGDQNLHTLYEGVVGKPKLFSRPILEVYLKHSQGDRRTMENLCTRLTYLFCIGLIALMGYAAVIGDDEEGISDEWTEKMEHVQERMQEALQKCK, from the coding sequence ATGTCGGAGATGGAGATCGTGGAGGACCGGGCCAAGCTGAAACAGGGCCTGGTGAAGGTGCTGCAGTGTGTGGCCACCATCTCATCTGCTGCGGCTGTGGTCAACCCCATTTTTGGCGTGGCCGGCTCTCTAATCCGAGTGGTGCTGCACCACGTGGACGATGAGGACATCCAGACACTGAAGCGCGAGTTTGGCTCTGTCAACCGTGCCCTGGACCAGCTGTCCCAGCAGAACCGCGGCGCCCTGCTACAGATCAAGAAGGAGACGCTGGACGGCCAGTACTGCTGTGTGGAGGAAAACCTGCGCAACCAGTTCCGCAAGTTTATGGAGATGGTGGAGGCACGGCCCGAGCACTGTGAGCGCAAGAAGGTCGACTTCGAGGAGAGCTACTCCAACGACCTAGGCGACCAGAACCTGCACACACTCTACGAGGGTGTGGTGGGCAAGCCCAAGCTGTTCAGCCGGCCCATCCTGGAGGTGTACCTGAAGCACTCGCAGGGCGACCGCCGCACCATGGAGAACCTGTGCACGCGCCTCACATACCTCTTCTGCATCGGCCTGATCGCCCTCATGGGTTACGCCGCTGTCATCGGAGACGACGAGGAGGGCATCAGCGACGAGTGGACCGAGAAGATGGAGCACGTGCAGGAGAGGATGCAGGAGGCCCTCCAGAAATGCAagtga
- the LOC139365263 gene encoding protein rapunzel-like, with protein MDKETVVIILQGMEKVSSFAATINPLFFDIVTAVVKVTKDLVAKDLTQDLDTQQLGHIHAKLESISKTNQQILKQIHLNEVNEKYSKYEEYIKHQYPALNTMVKQFNNDPEGRERYMKDFQEVYERDKDTLALDTYYRSVIKENTTFEQRGFLEVYLEHYKQNRDVMEKKCSQLAHVFRMGLMTLMAYTVVTEDDEVEVREKWAPRVKKIQAKMDEALAQCEGN; from the coding sequence ATGGACAAGGAGACAGTGGTCATAATCCTACAAGGCATGGAGAAAGTCTCCTCCTTCGCCGCCACCATCAACCCACTCTTCTTCGACATAGTCACTGCAGTGGTGAAGGTGACAAAGGACCTGGTCGCCAAAGACCTCACCCAAGACCTGGACACCCAACAATTGGGCCACATCCACGCCAAGCTGGAAAGCATCTCCAAGACAAACCAGCAGATTCTGAAGCAGATTCACCTGAACGAGGTCAATGAGAAGTACAGCAAGTATGAGGAGTATATCAAGCACCAGTACCCTGCTCTCAACACCATGGTGAAACAGTTCAATAACGACCCTGAGGGAAGAGAGCGCTACATGAAAGATTTCCAGGAAGTCTATGAGAGAGACAAGGATACCCTTGCTCTAGACACATACTACCGCAGTGTCATAAAAGAGAATACAACTTTTGAACAAAGGGGTTTCCTGGAGGTGTACCTAGAGCACTACAAGCAAAACCGAGACGTCATGGAGAAAAAGTGTTCCCAACTGGCTCATGTCTTTCGCATGGGCCTGATGACACTAATGGCATATACGGTGGTCACAGAGGATGATGAGGTTGAAGTCAGGGAGAAATGGGCCCCCAGGGTGAAGAAGATTCAGGCCAAGATGGATGAGGCGCTGGCCCAGTGTGAGGGGAACTGA